The following is a genomic window from Spirosoma foliorum.
AGAGCCGCTAAGCCAATGTGATTGCGTTGACTACGAGCTAATCGACATTGACAACATTCCAGACCCGTGATCTGCTTATCTTCTCGATGAAACTGCTCAATTGTCCAACGAATACCACTTTTTTCTTCAGCGGCACTCGTCTCATTTTGAGCTAAATCGTTGGTGACGATATAGTCCGTCCGGTGGGTAGACACCAGTACGCGGAACAGTTTAAGATAGGTGTTTTGAGGCATCTTGTGTACTTTAACCAGCTTACCCTGCTGCACCTGTTGAGCTGACCAGCTCAGATAGCTGACAGGTTGATACGATTCTTTGCCACCTGAATCATCGACCTTACGGTTGCTCTTGATAGGACAGTAAAACAGTTTTTCATTGGTAATGAGCCACTTGAAGAGGTCGGTCACAGCATACCAACTGTCCATTAAGACGATTCGATAACTGATCTGGCGGGGTGCTAGTTGGTTAAGCATGTCCAACACATGATCCAACTTGCTTTTTCCATCCTCATCGGGATTAAAAATACGGTAGTCAATGAGCCAGAACTGATTAATTTTAGGATTGAAGTAGACACAATTAACCACACCGATGCCTTTGATGATTCCATGAGCATTTCCACTGTATTGCCGACGAACCAGTTCAATTTTATGACTATGTTCTTTATTGAGCACGGTATCATCAAAGAGGATATAGCCATCGGTATCCAGTTGAATTTGGTGGCGGACATGTTGCCAGACCTGGCGAGGTGCCACTCGGCTAGCTTTGAGAAAGTACTGCACATTGTCATGGGTGATCCCTTCCAGGTGATCAGCCAAGTAGGTAGCCGTATAGTTGATCTGGCTACTCAGTAGAAACTGTCCGTAAAGTTGTGCGGTGACCTTCAAGCTATTTTTTATTTCAATTTACCACTTTTGCGTAAGTCCTATTTATAAAGAATTCACCGGCTTTTGGGGATTCGATCAGCTTTGGGAAATTATTCGGACACAGAACTATGAAGCACTACTGACTCTAAAAGGTATTCAGGCTTTTTTAAGACCATTGATTCCGGTATTACTACTTATCGAAATCATTCGGGGATTGTTTTACCGACGTTATTCCCATTCTCAACACAAGATCTCTCTATTCACGTATATTCTGAATCGCTTCATCTCCAGCTTTCTATCCATTGCCATGGTCGCCTTTTGCATCGGCTTGTTTGAACCTTATGCACTCGTCAAGACTACTCTCACCTGGTACTGGTTTGTGTACGGCTACGTGATTTGGGAGCTGGCTCACTTCGTCTATCATTATTTCGGACACAAAGTTCGGCTGTTCTGGTGTCTGCATTCCACGCATCATGCGCCGGAGTATATGAACCTCTCCGTAACCTATGCCCACTTTTTTCTCGAAGCACCCTATACCGATATAATCCGTACCACCATTTGTATATTACTAGGCGTAAATCCACCCCTACTCTTCCTGATCATGTTCATTGACGGAACCTGGGGAGCTTTTATCCATATCGGCGAAAATTTACTAAAAGACGGTCGACTGGGTTTCTTAAATAAATATATCCTTACACCATCGCATCACCGCGTTCATCATGCTCGTAACCCCTTGTACATGGATACGAATTTCTGTAATCTGCTCAATATCTGGGATCGGGCTTTTGGTACCTTACAGGATGAAAAACAAAGCATGGAAATCGAATATGGAATCAGCCGCCCAATGAAAAAGGGAGATTTCCTGGATGCTTATTTTGGCGAGATTGTCGCATTAGGTAAGGATGTATACCATGCTCCTGGCCTTAAAGATAAAATCCTCTACATTTTCATGCCACCCGGCTGGAGTCATACCGGCGATCACAAAACCGCTACCGTTGTGAAGGCGGATTACATCAAAGAGCATCAGCAGGAGTTGAGTTTAGGGGCGAAGCCTTGAATAAGGCTACTATTCAACCCACCTAGCGTTCTACCAGTCTATCTATTTCCCTCTAATTGATAATGAATACTCAATTTTAGTGCTACGGCAATACGGTATTCCCAATTCGACTAACTTTGTCGCCAGTATAAAAAAAACTAGTATCGCCAATTCGGGTAACTTTATCTTCAGTATAGAAAATACTAATATCCCCAATCCGGATGACTTTATCCCCAGTATAAAAAATACTAGTATTCCCAATTCGAATGACTTTATCTCCAGTATAGAAAATACTAGTATTACCGATTCGGGTAACTTTATCCCCAGTATAGGAGATAGTAACATTTTCAATTTTAGTAGCTTTCAGAGTAGATATATTTCCAGAAATCTGTTTGTCATTTAATAGCGTGATTAATGAAGCAATATAATTCTGACTATTATTTAATTGTATTTTCGATGACATAACCGTAAAACTTCCATCGAAATTTAGTTTAAACATAACTTCTCCTTCTTCAATTGTTTGATAAGTTTGCAAGGAATATGTTCCGTCTTTATAGACGATAAAATGGCCAATTTTAAATATAAAAACCTTGTTCCCATTAATAGAATAATTATCTATTTGTGCATTGACAGGTAACCAGGTAGAAATTAACAAAATGGCTAGAATTAGGCTTTTCATAGTGAATAAGGGGCTAGTTTTGTCAATGAGTAAGATCACTTAAAATCCACTTCGAGTAAGCGCATCGGTTAACATACCTGTAGCAATTAAGGAATGATACTGGCTCCAATCACCAGTGTCAGAAGGAAATAAACCAGGTAACAGTTGATGCCAGAAAGAGTCATTTAACAAAGCGATCGAATGATATGGCTTATCTGGGTTGGCTACAAGTTGGCCAGGTAAAACAGTAGCGTTACTTCCTACAATTGAACTATAATTAGCATAGCTCCATTGCGAATAAAAGCGAATAAACCGATCAGATTCATTACCTGCCCATTGTAGAGCGTTCGTAACGCAGGCAGGACCAATTCCTGTCGGAGCATCGAAAAAGTAGACCTCTTTAAGTATCTGCTGACAAAAGGCGTTATTTTTTTCGGCAAGAAAGGTTTTTAGCAATCCATTTCCTGAGCTATAGGCCGCCATCGCCACCCGAAAATTATCAGTAGAAACCAGTCCATCATTCATTTTGACATGCTGGGTGAAATACCATTTTATTTCACCTAAAATCTGTAAAATTGAGTCTGGATTATTAAAATCACCCATATTGATTGAATCGGATTGATTCAGAATAGGCAGTACTGTAATCACGTCTTTACCACTAAATTGATGTTGATAAACAATACCCACATTAGTGCTTGTGTTGGCCCCTAAAGTTTCATAAAACAAATACTTCCAGAACATGTGAAATAAGAAGTCCCAGCCGTAAGGATAGAAGTGTGCATCATCTATACTTTTCAGATTATCTGCATTTATATAATTGGTGCTCAGATTTTGGCCGGCTGTCGGATGAATGTAAATAAGAACCGGCCAGCAATCCAGTTCACTTGTTAACAGGCGATTGGGAACATTAACTGCTACTAACTTGGGAAAAACATTTCCCGGTCGTTCCAGTATAACCGTCGTTGATTCGTTAGTGGTAAATTCGAAGCTTCCCAGAGTAAAGTCAAAAACATTTTCTTTATCTGTTTCCTGAGCTTGCGGTACGCTAAAGGTTATATCGGTAAAACCAGCATCGATAGTTGGAAAAACGTCAACATTAGCCTGTTCAAAAGCTATTAAAAATGCATTTGCATCCGAATCATCGTCAGGCAGTTCGGGCAGATTAGTTGCGCGCATCTGCATCATCGGCAATACATTCTCAGACCGATTTATTGTACCTAATCGACTAGTCATTCCTGGCACAACATTTAGTTCTTTGAGAACACGATCAGTTACGTCCGTATAAACATTGAGAGGAGCGGGCGGCAACTGTTCTTCCCCTTCTGAAGCTAGAGTTTGTGATTCATTTGTCGATGTATCGAAGTCATCTAACGGTTGCGAATTGGCATTAGGAATCGGATTCATGATTTCTGCTTGTGTTTATAGTAGTTTTTATCAAGCTTTGGCAGTTGGGGGTAATGTGGGCATGAGTTGGCAGATCCAGGCGATAATTTGCATACCCCTTTTAGTCAGCGACCGTTTAGTTTCTGCTTGGCTAATCGCTCTATCTTCTAGGGAAAAAGGGCCTAGTGATAGTGCGGTTTCTACGGTTTGCGTCTCCTCATCTGCCCAGTCACTAATCGTTAAGTCTTTAGCCACAATGAAAGCAATGGGGAGAGCTGGAAAAATCCCCGTATTGGCGGCCATCCCATTTGAGAACACACCCTCTTGGTAACCAGGCATATACCAATTTTTCAAAAACAGAAAGGAGTCATCTAACCAGGGGCGATTTACCTGAACCAGACAATAGTCGAATGAAATTTTCAGGGAGTCGGCACGTTGAACATACGTTGCGGTTGTGCTCAGTAAGAGTGATTGTTTTACCCGTTGCATGTCCATCATACTTGATTTGATCTGAAATATTTTATCAGGCAATGGATGAACAACCGTTGAATCAATCCGACCATCAACATGAAATGCCGTACTTGTCATGGCCGACATGGTAGCCCTTCTATTTACTGCCAATAGGGCAGTCTTTAAGAGTTGTGGCTTCACTAACTGATCAATACCTACATGTGCCTGTTCTTCGTTAATTGACTGCAATTGCAACTGTAGCACTGCTTTGTCTAGTAACCGTGGCTGGCTAACTAATTGAACAAAATCTGGAGGCAGTACCTGCCACATCCACCGACGGATTTCCGGATTGAGTTTGACCAACGAAGTTGATCTGGTCGATTCATTACTTTGTATCTGGTTACTATATGTAAATGTTGACCAATTGCCTTGCGTAGTAGCGTCATACCAATCGGTGGGGGTTGCATAGGCTGGGTGGAACGATGTGGGATTGTTTTCTTTGAGAGAACCAATAGGTGTATTTTCAAATGTTCTGAGAGCCTGGCTTTTGACGTGGTTAAAGAAGGAAATATCAGGTTCCTCTGAAGTCAATGAAAAGGCACCGTTTAGAATAGTACTGTACTGACCTTCAACCGTTTTTCCTGTTCGGTTATAGGTATTAGCATCAACCGTTGGGATATTATTTACTAAGCCCGAGAGGGTTTCAACGGCCATTGCTGGCGAATAAACACCTCCTGTTTTATCTATTTTGAAATCTGACGGGCTAACGGATGTACCGATTGGTTCAAACGATAAAAAAACATCCTTCTGAGTAGCAGGATTTTGCTGATGAAACTTATCTAAAAAATAGTCATAGACATGTTGCATTAGATCATCTATTTCATTCATAGTAGTAGGGATAGAATAAGGTGAATAATCTTTTCCGGTGCGCACCTGATTTTGCACCGGAAAAGGTTAATTTTTATGTAAGGATTACCGCACTAGATCTTGAGAAAACCTATGTAGTTAATCCAGGATCGGACTCGGGTGGAGATGCGGGCAAAATATCGCTTAACCAACCAATAATCTGGGTTCCTTTGATTTCGAGTGTTGAGCCGTCAAAATGCCACCCGTACTCGGAATTGGAGTTACTCGTTGTGCTTCCAGCATAATCGGCAATAGCATCACTACTATCATGAGAGCCGTGCCCACCAAACGAGATGAACCCTAAGGATATACCACCTCCAGCACTGACGTGCTGATTGGTTGAGTTACTGGTATCCTGACTTTGTCGGTACATATTGTTGAGTGTTTGTCCGTCCTGCCCCCAGGTACTGGTTTTAATTTTTACATTTTTAATAACCAGAAATTGCATGGGCACCATTGGCAACAAAGGTGCTTCTTTTCTTATCTGCGTATCGATCAGGCCGTCACTAATGGCTTTAGCCGGATTATTGACCAAGTACCATTTTTGCATGTAGAACAGATCACCCATAAACCACGGGCGTTCAATCGTGCACAATCCGTATGTAATTTCGATACTCAGATCAGTAGCATCATTGTGAAATTGATACTGCTCCGATTCACTTCCCCCCGTAGTAATCACTCGCTCAGTTGAGCTGGTACCACCACTACCACCAGCAAACCCAAAACCGAATGAAATGGCCCCTCCGCCACCCGATGACGACGAATGAGATTCGAAATGCTGTTTGTATGTACTGTTTTGATGAGCAGCCGATTGGCTATTATATTCATTGCTACTAATA
Proteins encoded in this region:
- a CDS encoding IS701 family transposase — protein: MKVTAQLYGQFLLSSQINYTATYLADHLEGITHDNVQYFLKASRVAPRQVWQHVRHQIQLDTDGYILFDDTVLNKEHSHKIELVRRQYSGNAHGIIKGIGVVNCVYFNPKINQFWLIDYRIFNPDEDGKSKLDHVLDMLNQLAPRQISYRIVLMDSWYAVTDLFKWLITNEKLFYCPIKSNRKVDDSGGKESYQPVSYLSWSAQQVQQGKLVKVHKMPQNTYLKLFRVLVSTHRTDYIVTNDLAQNETSAAEEKSGIRWTIEQFHREDKQITGLECCQCRLARSQRNHIGLAALTWLRFKQLAYQTKKTVYQLKQGLLDAYLRQELANPSVAFA
- a CDS encoding sterol desaturase family protein — its product is MTFKLFFISIYHFCVSPIYKEFTGFWGFDQLWEIIRTQNYEALLTLKGIQAFLRPLIPVLLLIEIIRGLFYRRYSHSQHKISLFTYILNRFISSFLSIAMVAFCIGLFEPYALVKTTLTWYWFVYGYVIWELAHFVYHYFGHKVRLFWCLHSTHHAPEYMNLSVTYAHFFLEAPYTDIIRTTICILLGVNPPLLFLIMFIDGTWGAFIHIGENLLKDGRLGFLNKYILTPSHHRVHHARNPLYMDTNFCNLLNIWDRAFGTLQDEKQSMEIEYGISRPMKKGDFLDAYFGEIVALGKDVYHAPGLKDKILYIFMPPGWSHTGDHKTATVVKADYIKEHQQELSLGAKP